The Elaeis guineensis isolate ETL-2024a chromosome 3, EG11, whole genome shotgun sequence region GGTTTGGACGGTATAAATAGCATCACATAGAAGACATAACAAAGCATGCATACCTTGCTGAGGAGTGCAGCAAGACCTTGAGGCAAAGCCTGCAAATCTGAAGCCGATTCGCCGAGACTAGAAAGTTGCAAGAATACCTTTTGAACCTGCAATTCTTTGAGATATTTCTCAAAGTTCTTTGGATCATCCTTCCAGGCAAAGAAAGCATCGTCGTCCTCCCATTTACTGCCAGCCAATTCAGCTGGCTCAGAAGCCAAAAACCACTTCTTGATCAATTCCAATGCAGACTTTTGAGGCAACTGCTCACCAGCAGCGTCTCTAACAATCCTTATGACTGACCCCTCAGAAACTCTCCTGTGTAACCTTTTGTAGAAGAAAGAACGCGAGCTCTCCCAATCAACTACCTTATTTATTACCCCTTTAGCTGCCATTCTGAGGGAGGTATCATGCAACTCAGCAAACCGTGTGGCTATCTGAGTGTACACAGGCAACAACTGCTTTTCTCGAGAGGTTATTCTCTTCTGGATGGACTCCACATCACTAGGGATTCCAACTGCCTTTGCTTCCTGAAGCTTTGCTTTGAGACTTACCAGCTCCCTGTCGAGCCTACCCATGCACTCAAGAAGCTCcttagatctgaatttgatcTCAATCATCCCTTCTGGTTCGAGCACATTGCCCTTGGCCGTCTGTTCAGCATACATCTCGATGTGATCTGGATTGATCTTGCTGTCCACGACAACCCATGCTCCCCCACGAAGCTCTCCAGTCATCGGAATGTACACAAAGACAGGCTGCTTGTATGTCCTCAAATTTTCAACGATGGTGGACCCTGCCTGAAGAATCCCTTCAAAAAGATCTCTCTGCCCGCCAGAGAAACCTCTCCAGTTAGCAAGTATGAAGAGTGGAAGTTCTTCACGGTTAAAATCTAACAATGCCTGAGATGTTTTGGTGGCAGAGTCAGGGAACCAAACTTGTCCCGCCTGTGGGACAATCCGCTCCTGAGAATCAAGTTGACCAGGGTCTGCAGGGATGATTTGCATCATAGTCTGAGTTTCAACAGCTACAATTCCGACAGGGATCCCACCAAGCCTCGCCCTTCCTGTAACCACTGTCTTTGCCCAACCTTCCAGTGTCTCTATGAAGCTATCTCTGTCAAAGATACCACCTAACCACCCGCCACTGCCATCCTGAATGCCACAAATAGCTGCTCGGGGATCACATGAATTCTCAGGGAAGTATTCAACTGGCCGCTCTGGTGGGTCCAAGGATCTTGATATAGGAAGAGGACCTCCGATGTAAGGAGGAATGTAGCTAAGCCATTTCAGAATTGCTGAAATACCTTCAAGATCATCTGATACGGTAAGATGAACAACCCCATTTGTTGCCATGATTTTTGGGCCACCCAATTGCATATGGGAGCTGTACACTTCCCGCCCAAGAAGCTTGTTCAGTGCTGAAAACCCAGTGAGGATTATAGGTTGATCCAGACGCTGAATGCACCTCATGCCAAGCCGAGCAAGATAAGCTCCAATGCCCACTGTTCTTCCTGTCACATAGGTCAGAGTAAAGGTCTCCTTGTAAGCCCTCGAATAAGCACCAGCAATAGCACCACTTCCTGTTAAGTTCTCAACTCCCAAACCATCCTCTTTTCCTACTATGGTGTCTATGATCCATCTACTCTCACCATTTTCTAGTTTCACCTCATGTGCTACCACAGATGAGCCAATACGTGCATAATCTTCAGGGGTCAGATAAATGTAATGAAAGCCACGTTCAGGACTTAACTCATCAGACCAACCCACACGAAAGCAAGCTTTTACTTCTTCTGCTACCCCAATCCTAGCGCCAGAGTTTGCTGCCAAATAGATCAGAGGAAGTTTCTTCTCACAGGACAGATTGGTAACTGCATAAAAGAATGCATCTTCCCTAGGACCAAATGACCCTGCTTTGAAGGTCACATCATTAGCCACAACTATAATCTTCCTTCCACTAGGGAATTCTGGTGTCGACATCTCCATGAACCAAGCTATCATGCCAACATCATTGAGACCTGGAGAACGCTCCACAGGAACTAGAGGAGTCCCCCATGCTCCATTTTTGTCGGCAAACATGAGTTCTGTAACTTTAAGAAGATCTTTGCTGTCCCTGGCTTTGGCATTACCAGAATCATAAGATGCCCATGACAGTCGTAATGCTGTTTCAAATGCCTGAAAAAACAGTACTTTAAATTTAGGATGATTAAGCAGAGAAACTGATGTTAACTCTCATATATGGAATGCAACTACTTAAATTCATAATAACATAATGAAGGAATGAAAGTTTCACCAGTGGAAAATCATAGCAGTAAGTAGTGTTGTTCTTCCTTGCTGCTAAACGTTTTCGATCAATGATACTTAGAGGCTGATATCTTGCAGTCAATGGCACACCATGCAAAGGACCAGATACAGATGTGGCAGAATGGTAGACCAGTTCATGTGATTTACTGTCCTCAAATTCTCGGTAGatctagaaaagaaaaaaaacttgaTTGCTCATTTTAAAAAGAAGGGAATCATGAAGTAACATATATGCCTCTTACAGATAATATCTAGTTCAATTATCTGTAGAACTATCTACTTAAGATGACTTATTGATAAGGTTCAAAAGTATATCTAGTAGTTTGTATTCACCAAAAGTTAGTTTCATAGACATAAATTACACTTACTTGTATGGTACATGTATGACCGGTAACATTGGTCACTATAATTCTCCAAGCACCACTAGCGAGTCCAATAGAATCCAGCCAAAGCTTCACTTCCCACTCACAAACAGCAAGACGATGCATCCGTACACCAACCAATTCATGAATTTTTACAAACATTTCTTCCAGGATTGTACAGATAGTAAATTCCTCCTGACCATCATTTACATCCACAGTCCTGGACAAAATTTGTGAACATTGACCTTACATGACTGTAATGGAGTGATAATCAAGTAATTCTTTTCATGTGAACTCTTGAAATTTGTAAAATATACAATATAGAATAAGATGACTCtccaggaaaagaaaaagaagacaaaTAATACATATTTATTACCACATACCTTAAAATgccagagagagagaagaagaagaagaagaagaagaataactgTATATATAATGCTTACCTTGAAACTGGTATGAGATCAAAAAGCTGTTGCTCTCGTAAGATGCAAAGATACATGTGTGAAtggtctgatctgatggttgcaTTATGCACATGTAATTCTAATTCTTCCAATGCTCCCATTAATGATCTCAAAATACTAACAGATGCAAACGATAAATGACATTGTGCGCAAATTATTTCACTGTCAAGGATTTCACTCGATGAGAATCCATTGGTCATGCTGGGTTGTCTCACAAGTGTCCTCAGGAACATCCTTTGGATGGGTGCCTTGGGGTCTAGGACAGTGTACAAGTGCCACTGGCGATCCCGGGATGGCGTGTACTGCATGTTTTTGTAGCCTTTCAGCTTGTCCTAAAGTTGCAAAAACTATTTTAGTAAGTAATCTAAAAGACAGTGCTTGAAAAAGTATAGGACATCAATGGATGAATAAGGTTACTGACTAATTCAAGAAATGTAGAAAGGGGAGGTTCCAAGTGACGAAGCAGAGGTTCTTCCTCATAATAGAGCTTTTCAGCTGACCAATGGAAGGAGTGGCGCATAGGCGCTCGGCCTTCATCCCTCTGTATAATACAGCTAATAACCCTGACCCCCGCTTCATGAAGACCAGAACTTAAAgagttctctttcaaaatcttggCCAACTTATTAATTCTTTCCTGGGCCTGATCTTCATCACCACTGCCAAACATCAAAGGAATTTTGAATATCAATTAGGAAATTCCTTttaatattcaaaataaaatcccCCCTAATCAGAATATATgcaaaaaatcttaattaaaaaaatattagattgcaGCTACTTATAAAAGAAGATAACTGAAAGAAGTTAACTAACCTATCCTGAAGCGTGCTCATTTGGTTATTAATGCCAACCAATGCAACATGTAGCATATTGCCTTGACTAGCATGCTCTGGTAGCCCATTTGAGAATGGTTCATTGTCGGCTTTGGAATTTAAACAATGTGTAGTCTCTTTCAATGCAGCACTGATTGCTGTTGGCAGAAACTGAAGGGATTTGATGATAACCATGGTCCCCCATCTCTTCTCACAATGTTTCTCTACCAATGGCTTACCAGCTATTGGATCTTCAGACCCATTTCTTTTCTCAATATGTTCTTCAGAGAACTCCCACAGAGCAACTAGACCAGATCTATGCCATTGCATCCGCACACTTTCCTTGACAAGGTAGGGCTGGAAAACATGTCTTAAGTTATATTTAGAACAAAGAGACATAATATTGTCAACAAtagctaaattttaaaaaaaaaagatgggctTGTTATAATATTAAAGCAGTACCTGGTATAATCTACGTATGTATGTCTCAACGACTCTCCTTTGGAGTGTGGGATCACTGTGATCAAACAAAGCCACAAGGGCATCCTCAACGGCCAAAGGAGCACTAACAAGATCCTCCATCCGCTCATTGATGGCACTTTTCCTCCTAGGTGTAGATACACGTTCCCCTTCTTCTGTAAACATCTCTAACTCTGAAAGGCTTCTGGCAATGCTTGTACGGAGTTCACTAAGTTTAGTTTGCTCAAGAAGTTGACTTGCTTTTAGTGCCAGCTGCAGCAATCAGATTCATAACATGCATGTTAAAGGTGGAGTGTTCATACtcaacagaaaggaaatatttcAACAAAAATTTTATAGATATCAGCTAATAGATATCAGCTAGATTTATAGACCTCAGAGTATGTCGTGTGATTAAGACCAGAAAAGCGAATCAATTGGTCCCTGTAGGCAGCAGGGTTTGGGTAAACCAATGCTTCCATCAGCCGTAGTATCAACTTGTTTTTGCTCCTGACACCCTTCAAGACAACAATATAAACTACTCATCAATGCAAACATTAATATCTACAAAAACCAATCAACATAACAATATGCATGTTACAATACAATCATCATAGGATACAAGAAGGAGAGCAGAAAATAACTGGTTTGAACAGACCCTTATCAAGCATTACCTGATGGGACAACACTATGTCAACGACCTTTAGGAGATCCTTCTTGTGCTGAAGCCGGAGACGTTCTATGACATCAGCCTATGTATCAAGCAAAAGATCATAAGGCCTCgcataagaaattttatttcaaacATTCCTATTGTTCCTGCTACATATAAAGGCTGACTTTGTATGCATGAAAATCTAGAATGAAAAAAATTGACATCAATTTTAGTAATGTCTCACATAAAATGAAATAAGAACAAATGCAGCAGTTCGTAATAAAATGGtatcttgtgataaaaataatGACCTGAATGTTATCACTGAATAGTTCTTCAACAGATAGGTACCCCTCAAAAAGAGATTGCACAATCACACGAGCATGGCTTTCTCGTCCACCCTCATATGACTTGACGAGACTCATCAGAGGCTCCACCAGTCTCTCATGTGTGGCCTTTTCTTTTTCGGTGCAGGATAAGAGATGAGCCTGCAAGAAGACATATAAGTAAAGGCATTGCCAAACTTCAACTCAAAATAACCCGGATGGTCACGAGAAATTAGTCTAAAGATTCACCGACCTCAAGAACTCCCCTCAGTAA contains the following coding sequences:
- the LOC105041644 gene encoding acetyl-CoA carboxylase 1, producing the protein MSEVHRGPVMAEPWSMNGVVNGTVQLRHAATLSKVDDFCTALGGKKPIHSILIANNGMAAVKFIRSIRTWAYETFGTEKAILLVAMATPEDLRINAEHIRIADQFVEVPGGTNNNNYANVQLIVEMAEITHVSAVWPGWGHASENPELPDALNAKGIIFLGPPAASMAALGDKIGSSLIAQAAGVPTLPWSGSHVKIQAESCLDSIPEEIYREACVYTTEEAVASCQVVGYPAMIKASWGGGGKGIRKVHNDDEVRALFKQVQGEVPGSPIFIMKLASQSRHLEVQLLCDEYGNVAALHSRDCSVQRRHQKIIEEGPITVAPLETVKQLEQAARRLAKCVGYVGAATVEYLYSMETGEYYFLELNPRLQVEHPVTEWIAEINLPAAQVAVGMGIPLWQIPEIRRFYGMNHGGGYDAWRKTSISATPFDFDKAESIRPKGHCVAVRVTSEDPDDGFKPTSGKVQELSFKSKPNVWAYFSVKSGGGIHEFSDSQFGHVFAFGESRPLAIANMVLGLKEIQIRGEIHTNVDYTIDLLHASEYRDNKIHTGWLDSRIAMRVRAERPPWYLSVVGGALYKASTSSAAIVSDYVGYLGKGQIPPKHISLVNSHVTLNIEGNKYTIEMVRGGPGSYKLRMNGSEVEAEIHTLRDGGLLMQLDGNSHVIYAEEEAAGTRLLIDGRTCLLQNDHDPSKLAAETPCKLLRFLVPDGAHVDTDEPYAEVEVMKMCMPLLLPASGVIHFVMSEGQAMQAGDLIAMLDLDDPSAVRRAEPFHGTFPKLGPPTAVSGKVHQRCAASLNAAQMILAGYEHNINEVVQDLLNCLDSPELPFLQWQETMSVLATRLPKDLRNELDAKYREYETISLFQKNTDFPARLLRGVLEAHLLSCTEKEKATHERLVEPLMSLVKSYEGGRESHARVIVQSLFEGYLSVEELFSDNIQADVIERLRLQHKKDLLKVVDIVLSHQGVRSKNKLILRLMEALVYPNPAAYRDQLIRFSGLNHTTYSELALKASQLLEQTKLSELRTSIARSLSELEMFTEEGERVSTPRRKSAINERMEDLVSAPLAVEDALVALFDHSDPTLQRRVVETYIRRLYQPYLVKESVRMQWHRSGLVALWEFSEEHIEKRNGSEDPIAGKPLVEKHCEKRWGTMVIIKSLQFLPTAISAALKETTHCLNSKADNEPFSNGLPEHASQGNMLHVALVGINNQMSTLQDSGDEDQAQERINKLAKILKENSLSSGLHEAGVRVISCIIQRDEGRAPMRHSFHWSAEKLYYEEEPLLRHLEPPLSTFLELDKLKGYKNMQYTPSRDRQWHLYTVLDPKAPIQRMFLRTLVRQPSMTNGFSSSEILDSEIICAQCHLSFASVSILRSLMGALEELELHVHNATIRSDHSHMYLCILREQQLFDLIPVSRTVDVNDGQEEFTICTILEEMFVKIHELVGVRMHRLAVCEWEVKLWLDSIGLASGAWRIIVTNVTGHTCTIQIYREFEDSKSHELVYHSATSVSGPLHGVPLTARYQPLSIIDRKRLAARKNNTTYCYDFPLAFETALRLSWASYDSGNAKARDSKDLLKVTELMFADKNGAWGTPLVPVERSPGLNDVGMIAWFMEMSTPEFPSGRKIIVVANDVTFKAGSFGPREDAFFYAVTNLSCEKKLPLIYLAANSGARIGVAEEVKACFRVGWSDELSPERGFHYIYLTPEDYARIGSSVVAHEVKLENGESRWIIDTIVGKEDGLGVENLTGSGAIAGAYSRAYKETFTLTYVTGRTVGIGAYLARLGMRCIQRLDQPIILTGFSALNKLLGREVYSSHMQLGGPKIMATNGVVHLTVSDDLEGISAILKWLSYIPPYIGGPLPISRSLDPPERPVEYFPENSCDPRAAICGIQDGSGGWLGGIFDRDSFIETLEGWAKTVVTGRARLGGIPVGIVAVETQTMMQIIPADPGQLDSQERIVPQAGQVWFPDSATKTSQALLDFNREELPLFILANWRGFSGGQRDLFEGILQAGSTIVENLRTYKQPVFVYIPMTGELRGGAWVVVDSKINPDHIEMYAEQTAKGNVLEPEGMIEIKFRSKELLECMGRLDRELVSLKAKLQEAKAVGIPSDVESIQKRITSREKQLLPVYTQIATRFAELHDTSLRMAAKGVINKVVDWESSRSFFYKRLHRRVSEGSVIRIVRDAAGEQLPQKSALELIKKWFLASEPAELAGSKWEDDDAFFAWKDDPKNFEKYLKELQVQKVFLQLSSLGESASDLQALPQGLAALLSKMDSSSRAQLTEELKQVLGQY